A window from Corynebacterium urogenitale encodes these proteins:
- a CDS encoding porin PorA family protein: MLSRQRILALFALLGGVLLLATGAILPRFLPVDEPTPLDLGATTISLEDPAATVGEGYQPGEREPQEREAPVVRQFHLTQGAPADETEVSGRVGVTTRREDVDDDLDALLEAQVYTFRADRFSGEVVGGTGQVADTPATPSVEVPMQGAWAKFPQNAQQEAYDYFDYTLRASFPAEFSREEVRKDSAGRDVTVHIYEQRIDSTNVADSYQGIRNEIALPEGADVDVAERQPRVAQLYHSATRELAVEPASGLIVGVTEHTTDEYKVRGADGQLRPVQTLLDFEGKTALEAEAQLLTQAAKAAESPNTTMWSLALIAAGVMVSAVSLFFVVRPQRRRYDEGE, encoded by the coding sequence ATGCTTTCACGCCAGCGAATCCTCGCTCTTTTCGCGCTGCTGGGTGGCGTCCTTCTGCTCGCCACCGGAGCGATCCTGCCGCGTTTTCTCCCCGTCGATGAGCCGACGCCACTAGACCTCGGAGCAACAACCATCAGCCTCGAGGATCCCGCAGCGACGGTGGGTGAAGGTTACCAGCCGGGGGAGAGGGAGCCGCAGGAGAGAGAGGCACCTGTTGTTCGCCAGTTCCACCTCACGCAAGGGGCGCCGGCGGACGAAACTGAGGTCAGTGGCCGTGTAGGCGTGACGACTCGTCGTGAAGACGTTGATGATGACTTGGATGCCCTGCTGGAGGCGCAGGTGTACACTTTCCGCGCCGATCGCTTTAGCGGTGAGGTTGTGGGAGGGACTGGACAGGTGGCGGATACTCCAGCTACGCCATCGGTAGAAGTGCCCATGCAGGGGGCATGGGCCAAGTTCCCGCAAAATGCTCAGCAGGAGGCGTATGACTACTTCGATTACACCCTGCGCGCTTCTTTCCCGGCGGAGTTCAGCCGGGAGGAAGTGAGGAAAGATTCCGCTGGCCGGGATGTCACGGTGCATATCTACGAGCAGCGCATCGATTCAACAAATGTTGCGGATTCCTATCAGGGCATTCGCAATGAGATTGCGCTGCCAGAAGGCGCGGACGTAGATGTGGCGGAGAGGCAGCCTCGTGTGGCTCAGCTGTATCACAGTGCCACACGCGAGCTCGCGGTGGAGCCGGCCAGCGGTCTGATTGTCGGAGTGACGGAACATACGACGGATGAGTACAAGGTTCGCGGTGCCGATGGGCAACTCCGGCCAGTGCAAACGTTGTTGGATTTCGAGGGTAAAACAGCCCTGGAGGCAGAAGCCCAGCTGTTGACTCAAGCTGCTAAGGCTGCAGAATCGCCCAACACCACCATGTGGAGTCTTGCATTAATCGCTGCGGGTGTTATGGTGTCTGCAGTTTCACTGTTCTTCGTTGTCCGCCCGCAGCGGCGTCGGTACGACGAAGGGGAATGA
- the rplJ gene encoding 50S ribosomal protein L10 — translation MANPKNTASLAELKARFEQADSTVLTEYRGLTVAETTVLRRALGADVTYSVAKNTMIKLAAKEAGIEFDESLLTGPTAIAFINGEAVDAAKAMKDFSKDHKNFVIKGGYMDGNALSAEQVDALAEMDNRETTLAKLAGAMQGSLAKAAGLFNAPASQVARLAAALQEKKD, via the coding sequence ATGGCAAATCCGAAGAACACCGCTTCTCTGGCTGAGCTCAAGGCACGTTTTGAGCAGGCAGATTCCACCGTGCTGACCGAGTACCGTGGTCTGACCGTTGCTGAAACGACCGTGCTGCGCCGCGCACTCGGTGCGGATGTCACCTACTCCGTCGCCAAGAACACCATGATCAAGCTGGCTGCTAAGGAAGCCGGCATCGAGTTCGACGAGTCCCTGCTGACTGGTCCTACCGCTATCGCTTTCATCAACGGCGAGGCTGTTGATGCTGCGAAGGCCATGAAGGACTTCAGCAAGGATCACAAGAACTTCGTGATCAAGGGTGGCTACATGGACGGTAACGCGCTGTCTGCTGAGCAGGTCGATGCCCTGGCTGAGATGGACAACCGCGAGACCACGCTGGCCAAGCTGGCCGGTGCCATGCAGGGTTCCTTGGCAAAGGCTGCTGGACTCTTCAACGCACCAGCTTCCCAGGTTGCACGCCTGGCTGCTGCTCTGCAGGAGAAGAAGGACTAG
- the rplL gene encoding 50S ribosomal protein L7/L12, translating to MAKFTNDELIEAFKEMTLIELSEFVKLFEDTFDVTAAAPVAAVAAAGAAGGEAAAEEKDEFDVVLEDAGAKKIGVIKVVREIVSGLGLKEAKELVEAAPKALLEGVSKDDAEAAKTKLEEAGAKVSLK from the coding sequence ATGGCTAAGTTCACCAACGACGAACTGATCGAGGCTTTCAAGGAGATGACCCTGATCGAGCTCTCTGAGTTCGTGAAGCTCTTCGAGGACACCTTCGACGTGACCGCTGCTGCTCCAGTTGCTGCTGTTGCTGCTGCAGGCGCTGCCGGCGGCGAGGCTGCTGCTGAGGAGAAGGACGAGTTCGACGTCGTTCTCGAGGACGCTGGCGCTAAGAAGATCGGCGTGATCAAGGTTGTCCGCGAGATCGTTTCCGGCCTGGGCCTGAAGGAAGCTAAGGAGCTCGTTGAGGCTGCTCCTAAGGCTCTGCTCGAGGGCGTGTCCAAGGACGACGCTGAGGCTGCAAAGACCAAGCTGGAAGAGGCAGGCGCAAAGGTTTCCCTCAAGTAA
- the rpoB gene encoding DNA-directed RNA polymerase subunit beta encodes MLEGPILAVSRQTSSVAGIPGASQRYSFAKIDAPIEVPGLLDLQRESFAWLIGTPEWRARAQAEAGEGVRITSGLEDILEELSPIEDYSENMSLTLSEPRFDDVKSTIDEAKDKDINYAAPLYVTAEFTNSMSGEIKSQTVFIGDFPMMTDKGTFIINGTERVVVSQLVRSPGVYFDASIDSSTERTLHSVKVIPSRGAWLEFDVDKRDTVGVRIDRKRRQPVTVLLKALGLSTQEITDRFGFSEIMMSTLEKDGVANTDEALLEIYRKQRPGESPTRDSAQALLENSFFKAKRYDLAKVGRYKVNRKLGLGGDNDGTMTLTEEDILTAIEYLVRLHAGEKSMTSPEGVEVPIGTDDIDHFGTRRLRTVGELIQNQVRVGLSRMERVVRERMTTQDAESITPTSLINVRPVSAAIREFFGTSQLSQFLDQNNSLSGLTHKRRLSALGPGGLTRDRAGLEVRDVHPSHYGRMCPIETPEGPNIGLIGSLSSFARVNPFGFIETPYRRVVDGQITDEVAYFTADEEDRHVIAQANTPFDENNRFTEDRIEVRLRGGDVEVVPANEVDYMDVSPRQMVSVATAMIPFLEHDDANRALMGANMQRQAVPLLRSEAPYVGTGMELRAAYDAGDMIIAPKAGVVEYVSADYITIMDDDGVRDTFMLRKFERTNQGTCYNQKPLVDEGERVEAGQVIADGPGTAEGEMALGKNLLVAFMPWEGHNYEDAIILNQRMVEEDVLTSIHIEEHEIDARDTKLGPEEITRDIPNVGEDVLADLDERGIVRIGADVRDGDILVGKVTPKGETELTPEERLLRAIFGEKAREVRDTSMKVPHGETGKVIGVRVFSREDDDDLAPGVNEMVRVYVAQKRKIQDGDKLAGRHGNKGVVGKILPQEDMPFLPDGTPVDIILNTHGVPRRMNIGQVLEVHLGWLAKAGWTVDTNSDDPKIKAMLETLPEDLYEVPADSLTATPVFDGASNAELSGLLRSSNPNRDGIRLVDDFGKAQLMDGRSGEPFPYPVSVGYMYMLKLHHLVDEKIHARSTGPYSMITQQPLGGKAQFGGQRFGEMEVWAMQAYGAAYTLQELLTIKSDDVVGRVKVYEAIVKGENIPDPGIPESFKVLLKELQSLCLNVEVLAADGTPMELSSDDDDELENANAALGINLSRDERPDADVDVS; translated from the coding sequence GTGCTGGAAGGACCCATCTTGGCAGTCTCCCGCCAGACAAGTTCAGTGGCCGGAATCCCCGGAGCTTCTCAGCGATACTCTTTCGCAAAGATTGACGCTCCGATTGAGGTTCCAGGCCTTCTTGACCTCCAACGAGAGTCCTTCGCTTGGCTCATCGGCACGCCTGAGTGGCGTGCACGTGCCCAGGCTGAGGCTGGGGAGGGCGTCCGCATTACCAGCGGACTCGAGGACATCCTCGAGGAGCTTTCCCCGATCGAGGACTACTCGGAGAACATGTCCCTGACGCTCTCCGAGCCTCGCTTCGACGACGTGAAGTCCACGATCGACGAGGCCAAGGACAAGGATATTAACTACGCCGCGCCACTGTATGTGACCGCGGAATTCACCAACTCTATGTCCGGTGAAATCAAGTCCCAGACCGTCTTCATCGGCGATTTCCCGATGATGACGGACAAGGGCACCTTCATTATCAACGGCACCGAGCGTGTCGTTGTCTCCCAGCTGGTTCGCTCCCCAGGTGTGTACTTCGATGCCTCCATCGATAGCTCCACCGAGCGCACCCTGCACTCCGTGAAGGTCATCCCTTCCCGCGGTGCGTGGCTGGAGTTCGATGTCGACAAGCGTGACACCGTGGGTGTCCGCATTGACCGCAAGCGCCGTCAGCCAGTGACCGTGCTGCTCAAGGCGCTCGGCCTGTCTACCCAGGAGATCACCGACCGCTTCGGCTTCTCCGAAATCATGATGTCCACCCTGGAAAAGGATGGTGTCGCTAACACTGACGAGGCGCTGCTGGAGATCTACCGCAAGCAGCGTCCAGGCGAGTCCCCGACGCGCGATTCCGCTCAGGCTTTGCTGGAGAACTCCTTCTTCAAGGCGAAGCGTTACGACCTGGCGAAGGTCGGCCGTTACAAGGTCAACCGCAAGCTGGGCCTCGGCGGCGATAACGACGGAACGATGACCCTCACCGAAGAGGACATCCTGACCGCCATCGAGTACCTCGTGCGCTTGCACGCTGGCGAGAAGTCCATGACTTCCCCAGAGGGCGTTGAGGTGCCAATCGGTACCGACGATATCGACCACTTCGGCACCCGTCGCCTGCGCACCGTCGGCGAGCTGATCCAGAACCAGGTGCGTGTGGGTCTTTCCCGCATGGAGCGCGTGGTGCGCGAGCGCATGACCACCCAGGATGCGGAGTCCATCACTCCGACCTCCCTGATCAACGTGCGCCCAGTGTCCGCTGCCATCCGTGAGTTCTTCGGTACCTCCCAGCTGTCCCAGTTCCTCGACCAGAACAACTCCCTGTCCGGCCTGACGCACAAGCGTCGTCTGTCCGCACTGGGCCCAGGTGGTCTGACCCGTGACCGCGCTGGTCTGGAAGTTCGCGACGTTCACCCATCTCACTACGGCCGTATGTGCCCAATTGAGACTCCTGAGGGTCCGAACATTGGTCTGATTGGTTCCCTGTCTTCCTTCGCACGTGTGAACCCATTCGGCTTCATTGAGACGCCATACCGTCGCGTCGTCGATGGCCAGATCACCGACGAGGTGGCTTACTTCACCGCGGACGAGGAAGATCGCCACGTTATTGCTCAGGCGAACACCCCGTTTGACGAGAATAACCGTTTCACCGAAGACCGCATCGAGGTGCGTCTGCGCGGTGGCGACGTGGAGGTCGTCCCTGCGAACGAGGTGGACTACATGGACGTGTCGCCACGACAGATGGTTTCCGTGGCAACCGCTATGATTCCGTTCCTTGAGCACGATGACGCTAACCGTGCACTGATGGGTGCCAACATGCAGCGCCAGGCCGTGCCGCTTCTGCGTTCCGAGGCTCCGTACGTGGGCACCGGTATGGAGCTGCGCGCCGCCTACGATGCGGGCGACATGATCATCGCACCGAAGGCGGGCGTGGTGGAGTACGTCTCCGCCGACTACATCACCATCATGGATGATGACGGTGTGCGGGATACCTTCATGCTGCGCAAGTTCGAGCGCACCAACCAGGGCACCTGCTACAACCAGAAGCCACTGGTGGACGAAGGCGAGCGCGTTGAGGCCGGCCAGGTCATCGCTGATGGTCCGGGTACCGCCGAAGGTGAAATGGCGCTGGGTAAGAACCTGCTCGTCGCCTTCATGCCATGGGAAGGTCACAACTACGAGGACGCAATCATCCTGAACCAGCGCATGGTTGAGGAGGATGTTCTGACCTCCATCCACATCGAAGAGCACGAGATCGACGCTCGCGATACCAAGCTCGGCCCGGAGGAGATCACTCGCGATATTCCTAACGTTGGCGAGGATGTTCTGGCCGACCTCGACGAGCGCGGCATCGTGCGCATCGGCGCTGACGTGCGCGATGGCGATATCCTCGTCGGTAAGGTCACCCCGAAGGGTGAGACCGAGCTGACCCCTGAGGAGCGCCTGCTCCGCGCCATCTTCGGTGAGAAGGCTCGCGAGGTTCGCGATACCTCCATGAAGGTTCCGCACGGTGAGACCGGCAAGGTCATCGGTGTGCGTGTCTTCTCCCGCGAAGACGACGATGACCTGGCTCCAGGTGTCAACGAGATGGTTCGCGTCTACGTTGCGCAGAAGCGCAAGATCCAGGACGGCGATAAGCTCGCTGGCCGCCACGGTAACAAGGGCGTTGTGGGCAAGATCCTGCCACAGGAGGACATGCCATTCCTGCCAGACGGCACCCCAGTGGACATCATCCTGAACACCCACGGCGTGCCACGCCGTATGAACATCGGCCAGGTGCTCGAAGTTCACCTCGGCTGGCTGGCGAAGGCCGGCTGGACAGTGGACACCAACTCCGATGATCCAAAGATCAAGGCGATGCTGGAGACCCTGCCTGAGGACCTCTACGAGGTTCCAGCGGACTCCCTGACCGCCACCCCAGTGTTCGACGGTGCGTCCAACGCCGAACTGTCCGGTCTGCTGCGCTCCTCGAACCCGAACCGCGATGGCATTCGCCTCGTCGACGACTTTGGTAAGGCCCAGCTCATGGATGGCCGCTCCGGCGAGCCTTTCCCATACCCAGTTTCTGTGGGCTACATGTACATGCTGAAGCTTCACCACCTGGTCGACGAGAAGATCCACGCCCGTTCCACCGGCCCTTACTCCATGATTACCCAGCAGCCTCTGGGTGGTAAGGCACAGTTCGGTGGCCAGCGCTTCGGTGAGATGGAGGTGTGGGCAATGCAGGCATACGGCGCTGCCTACACCCTGCAGGAGCTGCTAACCATCAAGTCCGATGACGTTGTGGGCCGTGTGAAGGTCTATGAGGCGATCGTGAAGGGTGAGAATATCCCTGATCCGGGTATTCCAGAGTCCTTCAAGGTGCTTCTCAAGGAGCTGCAGTCCCTCTGCCTGAATGTGGAAGTGCTGGCTGCAGACGGCACCCCGATGGAGTTGTCTTCCGACGACGATGACGAGCTGGAAAATGCTAACGCAGCCCTCGGCATCAACCTGTCGCGTGACGAGCGCCCTGACGCTGACGTGGATGTCAGCTAA
- a CDS encoding esterase/lipase family protein, translating into MSTHARATSFLPAFLKSLRHPEWLPDGVNKWDEPLDGRVPVVLLHGTWLNVYNSFSLLAPALEEAGHAVFAKNYGRDSSPLTGRASGVFATAGLLDSQKEVAAFIDEVLERTGARQVDLVGHSQGVAQARLYLTDSGGADPQNPEKNKVRRIIGIGGSNHGTTLSGISSLASVLDRSGRSDGLTLKLLGQAAIDQRVGSEAVRHLNRQGDTVPGVDYTMICSRFDQIVTPWRTQRLEAGPGATVRNVLVQTGNIKDFSDHLAILYSPRVVDLVLEALHDGDEDYRTTHPEVSTWVVPWFGEARRPSLSFLRRH; encoded by the coding sequence ATGAGCACCCACGCGCGAGCCACATCGTTCTTGCCCGCTTTCTTGAAATCCCTCCGCCACCCGGAGTGGCTTCCCGACGGTGTGAATAAGTGGGATGAACCACTGGACGGTCGTGTCCCCGTCGTCTTACTCCACGGCACTTGGCTGAATGTGTACAATTCCTTCTCCCTCCTCGCTCCAGCGCTGGAGGAGGCTGGGCATGCGGTCTTCGCGAAGAATTACGGACGGGATTCCTCGCCGCTGACCGGCCGCGCATCCGGCGTGTTCGCGACGGCGGGTTTGCTGGACTCCCAAAAGGAGGTTGCGGCCTTCATCGACGAGGTTTTGGAGCGCACGGGCGCGCGCCAGGTGGATCTCGTCGGACACTCGCAGGGCGTGGCTCAGGCACGCCTGTACCTCACGGACTCCGGCGGAGCTGACCCACAGAATCCGGAGAAGAACAAGGTCCGCCGCATTATTGGCATCGGCGGGTCGAATCACGGAACCACGCTCAGTGGCATCTCCTCGCTGGCCTCTGTCTTAGACAGATCCGGCCGGTCCGATGGCCTCACGCTCAAGCTTCTAGGCCAGGCAGCTATAGATCAGCGTGTGGGCAGTGAGGCCGTGCGCCACCTCAATCGACAGGGCGATACGGTCCCCGGCGTGGACTACACCATGATTTGCAGCCGCTTCGACCAGATCGTCACTCCCTGGAGAACACAGAGGTTGGAGGCCGGTCCAGGGGCCACCGTACGGAATGTGCTGGTGCAGACCGGCAATATCAAGGACTTCTCCGACCACTTGGCCATCCTCTATTCACCACGTGTCGTGGACCTCGTGCTGGAGGCACTTCACGATGGTGATGAGGACTACCGCACCACCCACCCTGAGGTCTCCACCTGGGTGGTGCCGTGGTTCGGCGAGGCGCGTCGCCCGTCCCTTTCTTTTCTCCGACGCCACTAG
- a CDS encoding DNA-directed RNA polymerase subunit beta': MLDVNFFDELRIGLATADDIRRWSRGEVKKPETINYRTLKPEKDGLFCERIFGPTRDWECQCGKYKRVRYKGIICERCGVEVTKSKVRRERMGHIELAAPVTHIWYFKGVPSRLGYLLDLAPKDLEKIIYFAANIITSVDEEGRHNDQSTLEAEMMLEKKEVEADRDAELAERAQKLEEDLAELEAAGAKNDAKKKVQTAAEREMRHIRERSEREIDRLDEIWNTFVKLAPKQMIVDENIYNELVDRYEDYFTGGMGAEAIQTLIRNYDLEAEAEALREVIRDGKGQKKLRALKRLKVVAAFLRSGNDPAAMILDCIPVIPPELRPMVQLDGGRFATSDLNDLYRRVINRNNRLKRMLDLGAPEIIVNNEKRMLQESVDALFDNGRRGRPVTGPGNRPLKSLSDLLKGKQGRFRQNLLGKRVDYSGRSVIIVGPQLKLHQCGLPKLMALELFKPFVMKRLVEKSYAQNIKSAKRMVERQRAEVWDVLEEAIAEHPVMLNRAPTLHRLGIQAFEPILVEGKAIQLHPLACEAFNADFDGDQMAVHLPLSSEAQAEARILMLASNNILSPASGKPLAMPRLDMVTGLYYLTLQKGKDEFGGQGAYEPATEEGPEKGVYSSLAEAIMAYDRGTLGLQAPIKVRINHLRPSAEIEAELFPDGWQRGQTWLAETTLGRVLFNELLPWNYPYVEGVMAKKPQAVVINDLAAKYPMITVAQTVDKLKDAGFYWATRSGVTITMHDVLVLPNKQEVLDSYEAKAHVIEKKLARGKINETERYQSLVDLWKEATDFVGESVEALYPDDNPIPMIVKSGAAGNMRQIWTLAGMKGMVTNSRGEYITRPVKTSFREGLSVLEYFNNSHGSRKGLADTALRTADSGYLTRRLVDVAQDVIVREDDCGTSQGIVLPVAEAVLDAEGNKTDTFVRADFVETSVVGRYLASDATGANGEVILSKGEVIGEQDLDILVAAGVEEVKVRSVLTCATATGLCSTCYGKSMATGKKVEIGEAVGIVAAQSIGEPGTQLTMRTFHLGGVGGDITGGLPRVQELFEARVPKAKSPIASVDGTVKIEDDETFYTLTIVPDDGSDDVVYEKLSKRQGLATLNTGGAERPIRDGDHVKMGQQLLKGSADPHEVLRVLGRRGVQQHLINEVQKVYRDQGVAIHDKHIEIIVRQMLRRVTVIDSGSTEFLPGSLVEHADAVAASKEAVKSGGRPVEVRAEIMGITKASLATESWLSAASFQETTRVLTDAAINKRSDKLIGLKENVIIGKLIPAGTGIARYRNITVEPTEEARAAAYSIPSTYGDGFYGDDGYGEFTGAAVPLDDMDL, translated from the coding sequence GTGCTGGACGTCAACTTCTTCGACGAGCTTCGCATTGGCCTGGCCACCGCTGACGACATCCGTCGTTGGTCCCGTGGCGAGGTAAAGAAGCCCGAAACGATCAACTACCGTACCCTCAAGCCTGAGAAGGACGGTCTATTCTGCGAGCGCATTTTCGGTCCAACCCGCGACTGGGAGTGCCAGTGTGGCAAGTACAAGCGTGTCCGGTACAAGGGCATCATCTGTGAGCGCTGTGGCGTCGAGGTGACCAAGTCCAAGGTGCGCCGTGAGCGCATGGGCCACATCGAGCTCGCTGCCCCTGTCACCCACATCTGGTACTTCAAGGGCGTTCCATCCCGCCTGGGTTACCTGCTGGACCTGGCTCCGAAGGATCTCGAGAAGATCATCTACTTCGCGGCGAACATCATCACCTCCGTGGACGAGGAGGGTCGTCACAACGACCAGTCCACCCTCGAGGCCGAGATGATGCTGGAGAAGAAGGAAGTCGAGGCCGACCGCGACGCTGAGCTGGCCGAGCGTGCCCAGAAGCTGGAAGAGGACCTCGCCGAGCTCGAGGCCGCCGGCGCTAAGAACGACGCTAAGAAGAAGGTGCAGACCGCCGCTGAGCGCGAGATGCGCCACATTCGCGAGCGCTCCGAGCGCGAGATCGACCGCCTCGACGAAATCTGGAACACCTTCGTCAAGCTGGCCCCGAAGCAGATGATTGTCGACGAGAACATCTACAACGAGCTCGTCGACCGCTACGAGGACTACTTCACCGGCGGCATGGGCGCCGAGGCGATCCAGACTCTCATCCGCAACTACGACCTCGAGGCTGAGGCCGAGGCTCTGCGTGAGGTCATTCGCGACGGCAAGGGCCAGAAGAAGCTGCGTGCCCTCAAGCGTCTGAAGGTCGTTGCTGCCTTCCTACGCTCCGGCAACGATCCTGCGGCGATGATCTTGGACTGCATCCCAGTGATCCCACCTGAGCTGCGTCCAATGGTTCAGCTGGACGGCGGCCGCTTTGCGACCTCCGACCTCAATGACCTCTACCGTCGTGTGATCAACCGCAACAACCGCCTCAAGCGCATGCTTGACCTCGGTGCGCCGGAGATCATCGTGAATAACGAGAAGCGCATGCTGCAGGAGTCTGTGGATGCACTCTTCGACAATGGTCGCCGTGGCCGCCCGGTCACCGGTCCAGGCAACCGTCCGCTTAAGTCCCTGTCCGATCTGCTCAAGGGCAAGCAGGGCCGTTTCCGTCAGAACCTGCTTGGTAAGCGCGTGGACTACTCTGGTCGTTCCGTGATTATCGTTGGTCCGCAGCTGAAGCTGCACCAGTGTGGTCTGCCAAAGCTGATGGCTCTGGAGCTGTTCAAGCCATTCGTGATGAAGCGTCTGGTAGAGAAGAGCTACGCGCAGAACATCAAGTCCGCTAAGCGCATGGTGGAGCGCCAGCGCGCTGAGGTGTGGGACGTTCTGGAAGAGGCCATTGCTGAGCACCCAGTGATGCTCAACCGTGCACCAACCCTGCACCGCCTGGGTATCCAGGCTTTCGAGCCAATCCTGGTCGAGGGTAAGGCGATCCAGCTGCACCCACTGGCCTGTGAGGCGTTCAACGCTGACTTCGACGGTGACCAGATGGCAGTGCACCTGCCGCTGTCCTCCGAGGCGCAGGCCGAGGCTCGCATCCTGATGCTGGCTTCCAACAACATCCTCTCCCCAGCGTCCGGTAAGCCACTGGCTATGCCACGTCTGGACATGGTGACCGGCCTGTACTACCTGACCCTGCAGAAGGGCAAGGACGAGTTCGGTGGCCAGGGTGCCTACGAGCCAGCTACCGAAGAGGGTCCAGAGAAGGGCGTGTACAGCTCCCTTGCTGAGGCCATCATGGCCTACGACCGTGGCACGCTGGGCCTGCAGGCTCCAATTAAGGTGCGCATCAACCACCTGCGTCCAAGCGCTGAGATTGAGGCTGAGCTCTTCCCGGATGGCTGGCAGCGTGGCCAGACCTGGCTGGCGGAGACCACCCTGGGTCGCGTGCTGTTCAACGAGCTGCTGCCGTGGAACTACCCATACGTCGAGGGTGTCATGGCGAAGAAGCCACAGGCTGTTGTCATTAACGACCTCGCGGCGAAGTACCCGATGATCACCGTCGCGCAGACCGTGGACAAGCTCAAGGATGCCGGTTTCTACTGGGCAACCCGTTCCGGTGTGACCATCACCATGCACGACGTGCTGGTGCTTCCGAACAAGCAGGAAGTCCTGGACTCTTACGAGGCCAAGGCTCATGTCATCGAGAAGAAGCTGGCCCGCGGCAAGATCAACGAGACCGAGCGCTACCAGTCCCTCGTTGACCTGTGGAAGGAAGCGACCGACTTCGTGGGTGAGTCCGTCGAGGCTCTGTACCCAGACGACAACCCAATTCCGATGATCGTGAAGTCCGGTGCTGCCGGTAACATGCGTCAGATTTGGACCCTGGCCGGCATGAAGGGCATGGTGACCAACTCCCGCGGTGAGTACATCACCCGTCCGGTGAAGACCTCCTTCCGCGAGGGCCTGTCCGTGCTCGAGTACTTCAACAACTCCCACGGTTCCCGTAAGGGCCTGGCCGATACGGCACTGCGTACCGCGGACTCCGGTTACCTGACCCGTCGTCTCGTCGACGTGGCACAGGATGTCATCGTCCGCGAGGACGACTGTGGCACCTCTCAGGGCATCGTCCTGCCAGTGGCAGAGGCTGTCCTCGATGCCGAGGGCAACAAGACCGATACCTTCGTGCGCGCGGACTTCGTCGAGACCTCCGTCGTCGGCCGTTACCTCGCTTCCGACGCCACCGGCGCCAATGGTGAGGTCATCCTCTCCAAGGGCGAAGTCATCGGCGAGCAGGACCTCGATATCCTCGTGGCCGCTGGCGTCGAAGAGGTTAAGGTCCGATCCGTTCTGACCTGTGCTACCGCAACCGGCCTGTGCTCCACCTGCTACGGCAAGTCCATGGCTACGGGCAAGAAGGTTGAAATCGGTGAGGCAGTGGGCATCGTCGCTGCACAGTCCATTGGTGAGCCTGGTACCCAGCTGACAATGCGTACCTTCCACCTCGGTGGCGTGGGTGGCGACATCACCGGTGGTCTGCCTCGTGTCCAGGAGCTCTTCGAGGCTCGCGTGCCGAAGGCGAAGTCCCCAATCGCTTCCGTCGACGGCACCGTCAAGATCGAGGACGACGAGACTTTCTACACCCTCACCATCGTTCCTGATGATGGCTCCGATGATGTGGTGTACGAGAAGCTCTCCAAGCGTCAGGGTCTGGCAACGCTGAACACCGGCGGCGCTGAGCGTCCGATCCGCGATGGTGACCACGTGAAGATGGGCCAGCAGCTGCTCAAGGGCTCCGCTGACCCACACGAGGTGCTTCGCGTCCTCGGCCGCCGTGGTGTGCAGCAGCACCTGATCAACGAAGTGCAGAAGGTCTACCGCGACCAGGGCGTGGCGATCCACGACAAGCACATCGAGATCATCGTGCGCCAGATGCTGCGCCGCGTGACGGTCATCGACTCCGGTTCCACCGAGTTCCTGCCGGGTTCCCTGGTGGAGCACGCCGACGCTGTGGCTGCTTCCAAGGAAGCCGTCAAGTCCGGTGGACGCCCTGTCGAGGTCCGTGCGGAGATCATGGGTATTACCAAGGCCTCCCTGGCCACCGAGTCCTGGCTGTCCGCGGCCTCCTTCCAGGAGACCACTCGTGTTCTCACGGATGCTGCGATCAACAAGCGCTCCGACAAGCTCATCGGCCTGAAGGAGAACGTGATCATCGGTAAGCTCATCCCAGCTGGTACCGGTATCGCCCGCTACCGCAACATCACGGTGGAGCCAACGGAGGAGGCACGCGCTGCGGCCTACTCTATCCCATCCACCTACGGTGATGGCTTCTACGGCGACGATGGCTACGGTGAGTTCACCGGCGCTGCTGTCCCACTGGATGACATGGACCTCTAA